GACTTTTATCGCCGCGAATATCCTCCATCATAGATTTTGAAGCATACACCCTGCCGGGAACGTTCATTCCGCCTTGTTTGGGAATTTCCCAGAGAAAATCAGAGATTTTGGTTATTTCGATTTCAGGCATGATATTAATTTATTATATTCAAACAAACTCGCCATCTTTTTCTAATAATAATACGTGAATAAAAATGCTAATTTTTTTTCTTTAAATAGTAAGCGTTTTTATTTGCTTTTTCGATCCAGGCTTCAAATTCATTTGGTTTTGCCTGGGTAGTAAATCCATGAGGCCTCCATTTATCTCCTGAACTATTTGTTTAATGTTTCGAATCAATATTCTAAAATATTATTCTACTAGGACCATCTTCTTATTTTGAATAAATCGCCCAGAAATCATCTGATAAATATACATTCCTGTGGCAACTTTGCTATTATAAGAATTTCTGCCATCCCAAATAATAGTATGATAACCCGCCTTGGTTTGCTGGTTATTAACAAGTGTTATTATTTCTTCTCCGAGTAAATTATAAATTCTAATCGTTACTTTGCTATCAAAAGGCAATCCATAGCTTATAGCAGTAATTGGATTAAACGGATTTGGGAAATTCTGATATAATTCGTAGCTCTCTGGGACAAAGTCGATACTATCAAACTGGTTATCGATGTATTCTTGCTTTCCAACAACCAGTTTTAACTTTTTCGGATATTCTTTTCCGTAACTGGCAAATGTATACTCCTGTGTGCTACGCAAATTTAAAGAACTTTTTACTGCATCATCCACAAGCCATATTTCATAATCTTCAGGCACGCTTTCCAAAACTGCAAAATTTAACGTAACTTTATCCTTTATATTGCTTTTAACCTCGAACTCCCAAATGTCGCCTTCCAAGGGCTCAGGTCGGGCATCCGTCGCATAGATTGGGCTGACTTTGCCCCACTCAGGGTGGGGAAAATAAACGGATACGTATTCGCCAATCACCGGTGCTTCAGGTCGGTCATGCTGATCCCAGCCCTCTGAGGCTCCGGAAACCACAGACGCAAAGTTGTACGTGTCCAGGGCTTCCTGGCATTGTGCCATAATCCGAATGGACCAAATCACATCTTCATTATCTGTCCCAGTAGTTCCTTTTTGTGACTGGCTTGTCGGAGGAAACAGAAGTGGGTCAACGATCAGTCGATCCGAATTTTCACTATACACCGCATAACCGTCAAATGGATTTAGGCTGCCTGTGAAAGTTGAGAATTGAGAACCGTTAAAAAAGCGAATATCCAGGTTGGTTCCGCTCTCCATCCTCACATTCGAAAGAGGAATCGGGAAATTAAACGGATTGGCTATGAAATTCCAGCCCGCGTGCAAATTAATTGCAAATTCAGCGGAAGTGGTGTTCGACCTCCCCGAGCCAGTATCGATGATTTTTCCTGCATCTTTTACTATTAGCCAGAATGACTTACCCGGAGTCATTCCTGAAGTGCTGGGAAATTCTGCATAGGACTGATCTGCTTTCAATTCCAAAATCATCTGTAATGGTAGCAATAATTGTGATGGCTTCGTTTGCGTTGACCAAAGTCTGGACCGTGTGAATAATCTCAGGTTCCTTATTTACCGAAACTACGACTGTAGCCGAGCCGCTCAATAGCGAAAATTGAGCGCTTCTCGCAGCTTCGCCGATGGGAGAGGCCTGGCCCCCCGCCGTCGCAGTAAGAGAAAAATTTTGAGATTGCGCCGTGCCGCCCAGGTTGCTTTGGGTGGAAGACTCAACGCTGGTTTGTGCGAATATTGGAGCGCTGCATATAAAGATACACAAGCTCAAAAACATCATTTTTATAAATTTTAACTGACACATTTGAAGGTTCCTTTTAGTCATAATCCTGGAAAATTCTATTGGCCTTTACTTGCAAGTTTGAACCAGTAAGGCAAAATTATTTATTTAGATCCTCCAAAGCTTGAATTCTCTTCTGCATTTCTGCAATCGTCTTCTGCTGTTCCTGTACAACTTTGGTCAGTACGGCAACAATATCCATGGGGCTAACCCCTTTGCGATCAGGAGTCGCCACGAGTGCCGGGACATCTTCGGCGACAAAGCCAATATGGAGGTCATTTTCATCCTCAGCCTTAAATTTGAATTTCACGGGTTTAAGGTCTTCCAGCGTTCCTACGGCTTCGGTAACTGAAAGGTCTTCAATGTTTTTTTTCAAATCTTTTGAAGAGACATCAACTATGGTTCCCGTAATGGTACCGGTAGCCAGGATGTTACCGACGACATGAAGTTTCTCAGTGGGACCAGAACCTGTTCCGATGCCAACATTTCCTCCGGCATGAATCCGCATTCTCTCAACACCACCCTCAATAAAATGAATCGACGCTGGCATAAAAACAGTAGCGTAGTCTATATTAAAGATCATTTGTTGCGGACAGTCTCTGTACACCAGCGGAGGTCATTTTGAAATTTCTATTGGCGAAATTTGCACTTTCTACGACAACTTCATCGTTGGCTTTAATGTGTCCAGTAACATGAAGCCTTTCAGTTGGCTCCATCGTCCCAATGCCGACGTTGCCGTCCTTTTCCGCGCTAACGAAAAAGTTAGGTGTTTTTTCTAATCCTTCGATGATCGTCCCACCCTCAAAGTCACCGTTGAAATTCACAATGAGCTCATCATTGAGGAAATGGACAAGGGCCCTTTGATCCGTTATGCTCCCAATATCCCGTCCATCGTTGGTTCCAATAATGAGATCTGCCCCCTGAATTCTCACGTCCCCCGCCACATCCAATGTAAAATCCGGGCTCGTCGTCCCAATGCCAACGTTTCCGGCTGTGTAGTTGATCGAGTTTTTGGCCCCACTATTCCACGGACTATCGGAGCCACCTGCACCCAGTGGGACACCGTTGACCAAAAATTCCGTGGCATTGACCGCGCCTGCTACATCAAGCTTGTAAGCGGGAGTGGTTATCCCAATTCCGACGTTGCCGTCACCGTCATCCAAAACATTCCTGATCTGGCCGTCTGTTTGCGTGGTAAACACTCTTAAGGTATTAGCCGCTGTTCTTTGAATGCCAAAACCAGAATGGATTGTAGCGCCCCCTAAGCCGGAGGTACCGCTGCCTTCATCGAAAGCAAACAAAAGAGCATTACCGGGAATTGCCCCAGCGTCTACAACGCCAATAACTGCTTCTTGATTTGCCAAGGTGTTAGTCATCCTGATAAAACCGCTGCCATAACCTGATTTTTCAATATCCAACTTGGATCCTGGACTCGTCGTACCGATGCCGACTTTGTTATTCGCACTATTCACGTACAAGGAACCGTTATCCACATTGAGGTTGCCGTTGATGTCGACATTGCCATTGTCCCCTATGAAGAATTTGGTATCCTTAGGAGCCGTGCCATTGGTCCTGAACTCAAATCCATTACTATTACCATCATACTGTATTGATGCGGTTTTCCCAGTCCCATTAGTAAAATATATTTTGGCATCAGGGTCCTGGATAAATCCAGAATCGAGGTGCAACAGAGCCATCGGACTTGTGGTCCCAATACCC
This candidate division KSB1 bacterium DNA region includes the following protein-coding sequences:
- a CDS encoding tail fiber domain-containing protein gives rise to the protein MIFNIDYATVFMPASIHFIEGGVERMRIHAGGNVGIGTGSGPTEKLHVVGNILATGTITGTIVDVSSKDLKKNIEDLSVTEAVGTLEDLKPVKFKFKAEDENDLHIGFVAEDVPALVATPDRKGVSPMDIVAVLTKVVQEQQKTIAEMQKRIQALEDLNK
- a CDS encoding T9SS type A sorting domain-containing protein; the encoded protein is MKADQSYAEFPSTSGMTPGKSFWLIVKDAGKIIDTGSGRSNTTSAEFAINLHAGWNFIANPFNFPIPLSNVRMESGTNLDIRFFNGSQFSTFTGSLNPFDGYAVYSENSDRLIVDPLLFPPTSQSQKGTTGTDNEDVIWSIRIMAQCQEALDTYNFASVVSGASEGWDQHDRPEAPVIGEYVSVYFPHPEWGKVSPIYATDARPEPLEGDIWEFEVKSNIKDKVTLNFAVLESVPEDYEIWLVDDAVKSSLNLRSTQEYTFASYGKEYPKKLKLVVGKQEYIDNQFDSIDFVPESYELYQNFPNPFNPITAISYGLPFDSKVTIRIYNLLGEEIITLVNNQQTKAGYHTIIWDGRNSYNSKVATGMYIYQMISGRFIQNKKMVLVE